In Paenibacillus sp. G2S3, a single window of DNA contains:
- a CDS encoding MalY/PatB family protein: MKYDFDRVIDRRNTRSYKWDQSEKLFGEKDIMPLWVADMDFESPPAVKEAILRRAEQGVYGYSVPSDSYKEAITSWFRRRHDWEIKPEWISDSPGIVTSLSFSVELFTEPGDEVILQSPVYYPFYDVIQMNDRKVAKNPLVVRNGRFEMDYEQLEGLMQGGAKLLLLCSPHNPGGRVWEREELLKLGELCLRYGVTVISDEIHCDLALPGYEHIPFASLSEEIANITITTLAATKTFNLPGLQSSFIVSSNPELKLKFDRKMKALSLHMASFFAQGAVEAAYNDGEEWLDELLEYVSGNVDYAISYLSEHLPQVQVMQPQGTYLLWVDCRGLNLDIDGLKQLMYKEAKVAFNEGSVFGTEGQGHLRINLACPRSILVEALERFSRAAVAYTAK; encoded by the coding sequence TTGAAGTATGATTTCGATCGCGTAATTGACCGCCGTAATACACGTTCTTACAAGTGGGACCAGTCCGAGAAGTTGTTTGGTGAGAAGGATATTATGCCACTTTGGGTGGCAGACATGGATTTTGAAAGTCCTCCCGCAGTGAAGGAAGCGATTCTGCGCCGCGCAGAACAAGGGGTTTACGGATATAGTGTACCTAGTGACTCTTATAAAGAAGCTATCACGTCGTGGTTCAGAAGACGGCATGATTGGGAAATTAAACCGGAATGGATTTCGGATTCTCCCGGAATCGTAACCTCCTTAAGTTTTTCTGTAGAGCTGTTTACCGAGCCAGGGGACGAGGTTATTTTACAGTCGCCAGTTTACTATCCCTTCTATGATGTCATCCAAATGAATGATCGCAAGGTCGCCAAGAATCCGCTTGTAGTTCGTAACGGACGCTTCGAAATGGATTATGAGCAATTGGAAGGGCTGATGCAAGGTGGAGCCAAGCTGCTGCTCTTATGCAGTCCGCATAATCCGGGTGGTAGAGTATGGGAAAGAGAAGAGCTGCTGAAGCTTGGTGAGCTCTGTCTGCGTTATGGAGTGACCGTAATCTCTGATGAGATTCATTGTGATTTGGCGCTTCCAGGTTATGAGCATATCCCTTTTGCATCCTTATCTGAGGAAATTGCGAATATTACAATAACCACACTTGCCGCGACCAAAACCTTCAATCTACCGGGGTTACAATCTTCTTTTATCGTGTCTTCCAATCCGGAATTGAAGCTTAAATTTGATCGAAAAATGAAAGCCTTGAGTTTACATATGGCTAGCTTCTTCGCCCAAGGTGCAGTAGAAGCTGCCTATAATGATGGTGAAGAATGGTTGGATGAGCTTTTAGAGTACGTGTCAGGCAATGTGGACTATGCGATTAGCTATTTGTCGGAGCATTTACCACAGGTCCAAGTGATGCAGCCACAAGGCACATACCTGCTATGGGTTGACTGCCGCGGTCTGAATCTGGATATTGATGGACTTAAACAGCTGATGTACAAAGAGGCTAAAGTTGCTTTTAATGAAGGCTCTGTCTTTGGAACTGAGGGACAAGGTCATCTGCGGATCAATCTAGCTTGTCCTAGATCTATTCTAGTTGAAGCGTTAGAACGCTTTAGTCGAGCGGCTGTAGCTTATACTGCGAAATAA
- a CDS encoding nucleoside hydrolase, with product MRKTRIIIDADTGIDDALAILYALRAPNVIVEGITTVFGNIDVEKAADNSLRLIELAKPGYEIPVAIGASKALVRESSGYATHVHGENGIGNVEIAPSSQRPISETAPEFIVRMANENPGEIVLVTLAHLTNLSMALDMDPGIKNTLKKVVVMGGTIFNPGNRTPVAEANIAGDPEAADHVFTSGLPIMMVGLDVTLKTRITQEHIDLLNRFGREENKAIISFMEQSLTHYFNFYREANFLINSAPLHDPLALMVALQPDLVTYKEMNVRVEHKGEFTSGMVVADLRAQPKVGKPIQVAVDVDVERAVGTFLSVFM from the coding sequence ATGAGAAAAACACGAATTATTATTGATGCAGACACAGGTATTGACGACGCACTGGCGATTCTATATGCCTTACGCGCTCCAAACGTAATTGTAGAAGGAATTACAACTGTTTTTGGAAATATTGATGTCGAAAAGGCGGCGGACAATTCACTGCGACTGATTGAGCTTGCTAAGCCCGGCTATGAGATTCCTGTAGCGATCGGAGCATCCAAGGCACTCGTTCGTGAGAGCTCAGGCTACGCCACTCATGTGCATGGTGAGAATGGTATCGGTAATGTGGAAATTGCTCCATCCAGCCAGCGTCCCATTAGCGAAACTGCACCTGAGTTTATTGTCCGGATGGCCAATGAGAATCCCGGAGAGATTGTATTAGTTACACTGGCACATCTAACCAACCTTTCGATGGCGCTTGATATGGACCCTGGTATTAAGAATACTTTGAAAAAAGTAGTGGTGATGGGCGGTACGATCTTCAATCCCGGCAATAGAACACCGGTTGCGGAAGCGAATATTGCTGGAGATCCAGAAGCTGCTGATCATGTATTTACATCTGGACTTCCCATTATGATGGTGGGGCTAGACGTTACGCTTAAGACGCGGATCACCCAAGAGCATATCGATTTATTAAACCGTTTTGGACGTGAAGAGAATAAAGCGATCATTTCGTTTATGGAACAATCGCTCACTCATTATTTTAATTTCTATCGTGAAGCGAACTTTTTGATTAACAGTGCACCGCTGCATGATCCACTCGCGCTTATGGTTGCGCTGCAACCAGATCTAGTAACCTATAAAGAGATGAATGTTCGTGTGGAGCACAAAGGTGAGTTTACATCAGGAATGGTCGTAGCGGATTTGCGGGCTCAGCCAAAAGTGGGTAAACCCATACAAGTTGCTGTGGATGTAGATGTTGAACGAGCAGTGGGAACCTTTTTGAGTGTGTTTATGTAG
- a CDS encoding stalk domain-containing protein: MNKRIGKLVLCLAISLGGTTALFHNTSQAASAGGVSIVLDGYALPFPVEPVVMNGTTMVPFRAISEALGINVEWNQALKKITATKTDTAGTKVVTLTLGSKNAGVNGEIVKLGVAPQTIRNNTMIPLSFFGQQFGAGVAWDQATKTVSITSPKTDMYKLGFYALSSYSEISLLPSFDAVAFGWSGIDKSGQFTTTGTDFRWPQAAGDVTPESIISNAAAGGTAPYLMVFSGDTASELTKNLEDKVLQEQTISGIVDLATQKGFQGITLDLEGLGLTGDKAKVQADYNAFVKNLSQKVHAAGLKLTVILHPLNSSYKGYDYKTLGSLADDLVIMAYDYLQEKKVPEPMSLVDEGIRLALQQVSKDKLILGISVYSENETSVNSKVGLAKRYGLKGIAIWRVGLIGQPVWNEMGKSVEL; the protein is encoded by the coding sequence ATGAACAAACGGATTGGTAAATTAGTCTTATGTCTGGCGATTTCGCTAGGCGGCACCACAGCTTTATTCCACAATACTTCACAAGCAGCCTCCGCAGGGGGAGTTAGTATTGTGCTGGATGGTTATGCACTACCGTTTCCAGTAGAGCCTGTTGTGATGAACGGAACAACGATGGTTCCATTCCGGGCGATATCTGAAGCGCTGGGAATCAATGTAGAGTGGAATCAAGCGCTTAAGAAAATTACCGCGACCAAGACGGATACAGCGGGCACTAAAGTGGTAACGTTGACCCTTGGTAGCAAAAATGCAGGCGTAAACGGCGAAATTGTGAAGCTAGGGGTTGCCCCGCAAACGATCCGTAATAACACGATGATTCCGCTCAGCTTCTTCGGACAGCAGTTTGGTGCGGGCGTAGCTTGGGATCAAGCGACGAAGACGGTATCGATCACCTCACCGAAGACGGATATGTACAAGCTGGGTTTCTATGCGCTTAGCTCATACAGTGAAATTTCGTTACTTCCTAGCTTTGATGCTGTAGCTTTTGGGTGGAGCGGGATTGATAAGAGTGGACAATTCACCACGACAGGTACTGACTTTAGATGGCCTCAAGCAGCTGGAGATGTAACCCCAGAGTCTATTATCTCGAATGCAGCAGCAGGTGGCACAGCACCTTATCTGATGGTCTTTTCTGGTGATACTGCATCCGAGCTGACAAAGAACCTGGAAGATAAAGTGCTTCAAGAGCAGACGATTTCAGGAATCGTTGATCTGGCTACACAAAAGGGATTCCAAGGCATCACGCTGGATCTCGAGGGACTGGGTCTAACGGGAGATAAAGCAAAGGTGCAAGCCGATTATAATGCTTTTGTGAAGAATCTGTCTCAAAAAGTACATGCAGCAGGTCTTAAGCTCACGGTTATTCTTCATCCATTAAACAGCTCTTATAAAGGTTATGATTACAAGACGCTAGGCAGCCTGGCTGACGATTTGGTCATTATGGCATATGATTATTTGCAAGAGAAAAAAGTTCCAGAGCCGATGAGTTTAGTTGATGAAGGCATCCGGCTTGCACTTCAGCAAGTGAGTAAGGATAAGCTGATTCTCGGCATTTCCGTTTATAGTGAAAATGAAACTTCAGTAAATTCCAAGGTTGGGCTTGCCAAACGTTATGGTCTTAAAGGGATTGCGATCTGGCGTGTGGGCTTGATTGGACAGCCTGTCTGGAATGAGATGGGCAAGTCGGTGGAGTTGTAG
- a CDS encoding radical SAM protein, translating to MRYKALELDKPLTYELEGLEIGVTSNCNFRCDYCCAYNRNDGQSIKAKEVIRILEELPGLKRVRLSGGEVTLKFDDCVEVVSYCSSRGIQTQLNSNGSLLNAERIDQLVAAGLTTIHISFNFTTADAFSRYYNIHPSIYEKIRDNITLFAATSVDTVLETLLFSETQDNMKEISDHVYAMGVRTHEIQNSIIMDHTGWKSIAAREQLKNAVSELIAMKKEDTILYFTCMDRFMDALGFEEQPGVYFPHCIEGKKQLHLHGNGDILISELCHPVFIGNIYQGTSLKDLYINMPAPLAQFLDKLPCPALDALFPQGV from the coding sequence ATGAGATATAAAGCATTGGAATTAGACAAACCGCTTACTTATGAGCTGGAAGGCTTAGAAATAGGAGTCACCTCGAACTGTAATTTCCGCTGCGATTATTGTTGTGCATATAATAGAAATGATGGACAAAGCATCAAAGCTAAAGAGGTTATCCGAATTCTTGAAGAGCTTCCTGGTCTGAAAAGAGTACGCTTGTCAGGTGGCGAGGTCACTTTAAAGTTTGATGACTGTGTGGAGGTTGTAAGCTACTGCTCATCCAGAGGGATTCAGACGCAGCTTAACTCCAACGGCAGTCTTTTAAATGCTGAACGAATTGATCAGCTGGTCGCGGCAGGACTAACGACGATACATATTTCCTTCAATTTTACTACTGCGGACGCTTTCTCTCGTTATTATAATATTCATCCAAGCATCTATGAAAAAATAAGAGACAACATTACTTTGTTCGCGGCCACAAGTGTAGATACGGTGCTGGAGACGCTGTTGTTCAGCGAAACTCAGGATAACATGAAGGAAATCAGCGATCATGTCTACGCGATGGGTGTTAGAACACATGAGATTCAGAACAGTATTATCATGGATCATACAGGCTGGAAGTCTATAGCTGCCCGCGAACAATTAAAGAATGCCGTGAGTGAACTGATCGCTATGAAAAAAGAAGACACGATCTTGTATTTTACTTGCATGGACCGTTTTATGGATGCGCTTGGTTTTGAAGAGCAGCCGGGTGTTTATTTTCCACACTGCATAGAGGGTAAGAAACAGCTTCATTTACATGGAAATGGGGACATTCTGATCTCTGAATTATGTCATCCCGTTTTTATTGGCAATATTTATCAGGGAACCTCACTAAAGGATCTGTACATTAACATGCCAGCGCCATTGGCTCAGTTCCTGGATAAGCTGCCATGCCCAGCGCTGGATGCATTGTTTCCACAAGGGGTTTAA
- a CDS encoding bile acid:sodium symporter family protein → MLTNIRNGLIKSNVVLEKIMPILTPTAIVVGVLNESRLLPFTWLVPWIFAFMTLIGSLKSNLKDLLGVLLKPQKLIVLLIILHIVMPLIGWLVASAVFPGDPYTVTGFVLLFAIPTGVVSVVWVSIYGGNIALTLALILIDTLLSPIVVPGTLYLLMGASVEIQLGEMMKGLLWMIVIPSVVGMLLNQWTKGKVNTVCGPPLSPFVKVGLFMVVSINGASIARYLKHPDSKLAIIIGVTFITVVLGYVIGAMVSHRFHFSYEDSVAVQFNSGMRNLSAGAVLAVKYFPPAVALPVISGMLFQQILAAMSGLFLRSRTKQPITDGAITQVTPSSQSEPPISS, encoded by the coding sequence ATGCTTACGAATATAAGAAATGGACTCATCAAATCTAATGTAGTTCTCGAAAAAATCATGCCAATATTAACACCTACTGCCATCGTGGTTGGCGTGCTTAATGAAAGCAGACTACTGCCGTTCACATGGCTAGTTCCTTGGATATTCGCCTTCATGACATTGATCGGAAGTTTGAAGTCCAATCTCAAAGATCTGCTGGGCGTACTGTTGAAACCACAAAAGTTGATAGTGTTGCTGATTATTCTCCATATCGTGATGCCGCTCATTGGTTGGCTCGTTGCAAGTGCTGTTTTTCCGGGAGATCCCTACACAGTGACTGGATTTGTACTGCTATTTGCGATCCCTACAGGTGTTGTTAGTGTGGTGTGGGTATCTATATACGGCGGGAATATTGCACTGACTTTGGCACTTATTCTGATCGATACGCTCTTGTCACCGATTGTTGTTCCGGGTACCTTGTATTTGCTCATGGGAGCGAGTGTGGAAATTCAGCTAGGGGAAATGATGAAAGGTCTTCTATGGATGATTGTGATTCCTTCGGTGGTCGGGATGCTTCTGAATCAATGGACAAAAGGAAAGGTGAATACGGTATGTGGACCACCGCTTTCCCCATTTGTAAAGGTTGGCTTGTTCATGGTCGTTTCCATTAATGGTGCTAGCATTGCACGATATCTGAAACACCCGGATAGTAAATTAGCGATTATTATTGGAGTAACCTTTATAACCGTAGTTCTTGGATATGTAATCGGGGCAATGGTATCACACCGCTTCCACTTTAGCTATGAAGATTCTGTGGCCGTTCAATTTAATTCCGGTATGCGTAATTTAAGCGCGGGAGCAGTACTCGCAGTAAAATATTTCCCTCCAGCAGTTGCGCTCCCTGTGATTTCAGGAATGTTATTCCAGCAAATTCTTGCTGCAATGTCTGGTCTGTTTTTACGTAGCAGAACTAAACAACCCATAACTGATGGTGCAATAACGCAAGTTACTCCTTCATCCCAGTCAGAACCGCCTATTTCATCATAA